The Acidobacteriota bacterium genomic interval GAGGAGCCCCTCGTACCCCCCGGCCCAGAACCCCCCCTCGCCGTCCGGCGCGAGGGCACGGAGGTTCCCGTACGGAGGGGCGGGGGGCACGAAGAAGCGATCGAGGCCCCCGTCGCGGCGGCGGTGCAGGAGCCCGAGGTAACGCGTCGCGATCCAGATCCCTCCCTCCCCGTCCGGCAGGAAGGCGTTGATCTGCCGAATCCCCTCGAGCCCGCTCGGCTCGGCGATCTCGACGCTCTCGAAGGAGCCGGTGCGGGGATCGAAGCGCAGGAGACCGTCCCAGGTCCCGATCCAGATCGATCCGTCGCCGGCCTCGATGAGCGTCCGGAGGTTTCTCCTCGATGGCTCCCCCTCCGGCACGAAGATCTTCAACGAGCCGGCTTCCCCGCGGGAGTCGCGCCCCGCGGATCCGTGGGGCGCAATGCGCGCGAGCCCCGCGGCGGTGGCGACCCAGAGCGTTCCGTCCCGCGACTCGATGACGTCGCTCACGACCGGGGACGGCATCCCCTGCCCGGGACCGATCGTCGTGAACTCGTACCCGTCGAAGCGCGACAGCCCGTCGGCGGTGCACAGCCAGATGAACCCCCGGGAGTCCTGGTAAGCGCACGCGATCCCATCGCGAGGGAGGCCGCTCGTCGTGGTGTAGACGGTGAAGGGGAGCTGCTCGGCGCGCGCCGCGCCGATCGCGAGAAAGATCGCCAGCCCGGCCGCGGCGGGGCGGCCGGCGGAGTGTGCGCGCATCCGGCGATTCTAACCCGCGGCGGGCGTCCCCCGCGCCGCGAGCCGGGAGGCGTGGAGGACGATGGCCCCGGGAAGGAGGGCCGGGCCGAGAGAGCTCGTCGCGACTCCCAGCTCGAGGACGCCGCGGGGCATCGAGGGGGCGAGCGCGGTCGCGGGATCCTGGACGAGGACCACCCCTCCCGCCTGCCGGATCTCCGCGGCCCCTGAGGCTCCGTCGCGCCCCATGCCGCTCAGCACGACGGCGAGGCACTGCGCCCCGAAGGCGCGGGCCGCGCTCCGGAAGAGAGGATCCGCCGCCGGGCGGAGGAAGCTCTCCGGCGGATCGTCGAGGAGCCTCAGATGGAACGTCCCCGGGTCGACGACGAGGTGCCGATCCCCCGGCGCCACGTACACCTCCCCGCCGCGCGTCGCCATGCCGCCGGCCGCGAGGCGCACCGGCATCGCCGCGACGCGCCCGAGCCTGTCGGCGAAGGCCTCGAGCATCCAGGCCGGCCCGTGCAGCGTGATGAAGAAGGCGGCGCCCGGGAGGGGCGGGATCGCCGCGAAGAGATCGCCGAGGAGCGGCGGCCCTCCCGTGGAGGCGGCGAGAACGACCCCGACGTAGGGGGCCCGGGCCTGCGGGCGCGGCGGCCGCGGCGTCGCGATCGCGATGGGAGGTGGCGGCTCGTCGCGGCGCGCGAGGCACGCGCGCAGCCGCGTGACGACTTCGGCGGTGGCGATCGGCTTGGCGATGTAGTCGTCCGCGCCCGCGGACATCGCCCGCTCCCGCGCGTCGGCGGAGGTCACCGCGGTGATCATGACGATGATCGGCTGCGGCGCGGCGCTCCCCCTCACGCGCCGCACGAGCTCGATGCCGTCCACCGAGGGCATCATCCAGTCGGTGAGGAGCACGTCGAAGCGCTCGCGATGGAGCGCGTCGAGAGCCTCCCTTCCGTCCGCGGCGGTGACGACCGTGTACCCCGCCCTCGAGAGAATGCCGTGCAGAATCATCGAGCTGACGGGGTCGTGATCGGCGATCAGGACCTTCATGCGTCCCCTCTCGACGCCCAACCCCGGGGGCACCGGGCGCTGGCGCAGGCTGCCTGAGGGGCGCTCGCCCGTCAAGCGGGGGGCCGTGCGCACGCCACGGCGGCGCGGCGGGATTTCACGCA includes:
- a CDS encoding chemotaxis protein CheB codes for the protein MKVLIADHDPVSSMILHGILSRAGYTVVTAADGREALDALHRERFDVLLTDWMMPSVDGIELVRRVRGSAAPQPIIVMITAVTSADARERAMSAGADDYIAKPIATAEVVTRLRACLARRDEPPPPIAIATPRPPRPQARAPYVGVVLAASTGGPPLLGDLFAAIPPLPGAAFFITLHGPAWMLEAFADRLGRVAAMPVRLAAGGMATRGGEVYVAPGDRHLVVDPGTFHLRLLDDPPESFLRPAADPLFRSAARAFGAQCLAVVLSGMGRDGASGAAEIRQAGGVVLVQDPATALAPSMPRGVLELGVATSSLGPALLPGAIVLHASRLAARGTPAAG